In one window of Poriferisphaera corsica DNA:
- a CDS encoding radical SAM protein, whose translation MTQQTTTRALMLPLDSIDIDAVVAGTKRLTPQEAYSLYHQASLYDLGRWANAVAERVHGSSTRTYVKDRNINYTNVCTARCTFCAFRRDLKADGSYTLSTEQLHTKIKQLLDVGGTQILLQGGMHPELPIEFYEDMLRDMKSTFPSVHVHGFSPPEFVEFVAIFNIPGFPTPGPLKAHTLDPDIYIEKLTVIMKRLQDAGLDSIPGGGGEIFPPHVRNRIGIGKADANQWLQVMNIAHSLGMKTSATMMFGHIEGVYDRIMHMNLYRQWQDKAHQQNLPGEYVSFIAWPFQRENTPMGNLPDYDPASTDQFPGDILADFIANQEIDPNDKKAHVAAVPDAGKVVRLAGATEYLRTQAIARLFLDNIHSIGSSWVTMGPHIGQLALKYGANDMGSIMMEENVVSAAGTTYALNEQYLCHLIRTAGYTPAERDNSYNILNIYTNDNIDAPDLAVEDWSTQRATTIHYEDGSSSGTCDSIPADQQSQSGDPNTISLDIAD comes from the coding sequence ATGACCCAGCAAACAACCACCCGCGCTCTCATGCTTCCGCTCGATTCAATCGATATTGATGCCGTCGTTGCAGGCACCAAACGTCTCACCCCGCAGGAAGCCTATAGCCTCTATCATCAAGCCTCACTCTACGATCTCGGCCGCTGGGCTAACGCCGTCGCCGAGCGCGTCCACGGCTCCTCCACGCGTACATACGTCAAAGATCGCAACATCAACTACACCAACGTCTGCACCGCACGTTGTACCTTCTGCGCCTTCCGCCGTGATCTCAAGGCCGATGGCTCATACACCCTTTCAACTGAACAACTCCACACCAAAATCAAGCAGCTTCTCGACGTTGGCGGCACGCAAATCCTCCTTCAAGGTGGTATGCATCCAGAACTCCCCATCGAGTTCTATGAAGACATGCTCCGCGATATGAAATCGACCTTCCCCTCAGTTCATGTCCACGGCTTTTCCCCGCCAGAATTCGTCGAATTCGTCGCCATCTTCAACATCCCCGGCTTCCCAACCCCCGGCCCCCTCAAAGCGCATACGCTTGACCCAGACATCTACATCGAAAAACTCACGGTTATTATGAAACGCCTCCAAGACGCAGGCCTCGATTCCATCCCCGGCGGCGGCGGCGAAATCTTCCCGCCTCATGTCCGTAACCGCATCGGCATCGGCAAAGCCGACGCGAATCAATGGCTGCAAGTCATGAACATCGCCCACTCCCTCGGCATGAAGACCTCAGCCACCATGATGTTCGGCCACATCGAAGGCGTCTACGACCGCATCATGCACATGAACCTTTATAGACAGTGGCAGGATAAAGCGCATCAGCAAAATCTTCCGGGGGAGTACGTCTCCTTCATCGCTTGGCCATTCCAACGTGAAAACACACCCATGGGCAACCTCCCTGACTACGATCCCGCATCAACAGACCAATTCCCCGGCGACATACTCGCCGACTTTATCGCTAATCAAGAGATAGACCCTAACGATAAAAAAGCACATGTCGCCGCAGTACCCGATGCCGGCAAAGTCGTCCGCCTCGCCGGTGCAACCGAATACCTCCGTACACAAGCCATCGCTCGCCTTTTCCTCGACAACATCCACTCCATCGGCTCATCTTGGGTCACCATGGGCCCGCACATCGGCCAGCTCGCCCTCAAATACGGCGCCAACGACATGGGTTCCATCATGATGGAAGAAAACGTCGTCTCCGCCGCTGGTACAACCTACGCTCTCAATGAGCAGTACCTCTGTCACCTCATCCGCACCGCCGGCTATACCCCCGCCGAACGCGACAACTCATACAACATCCTCAACATCTACACCAACGACAATATCGATGCCCCTGATCTGGCAGTTGAAGATTGGTCAACCCAACGCGCCACCACCATCCACTACGAAGACGGCTCCTCTTCCGGAACCTGTGACAGCATCCCTGCCGATCAACAATCTCAATCCGGCGATCCCAATACAATCTCACTCGACATCGCCGACTAA
- a CDS encoding helix-turn-helix domain-containing protein produces the protein MLAKTLQMMIDENLTTAKEIGELSGVSTSTVYRWISGQSQPDFDSIRLLVRHMPRKEAQEALLSVYSAGTAWQYSHMDLELDVNDDGVVDVEDALDAAINMMRNAAETLAQLRAVRNGEPMDPEKTLQQIALLNEVARNCTITQRVLVDMAEQRRKRKLKLVAPGS, from the coding sequence ATGCTTGCAAAAACACTTCAGATGATGATAGATGAGAATCTGACGACGGCGAAAGAAATTGGGGAGCTTTCTGGCGTGTCGACGTCAACAGTCTATCGGTGGATTAGTGGGCAGAGTCAGCCAGACTTTGATTCGATTCGGTTACTGGTGCGGCACATGCCGCGTAAAGAAGCTCAGGAAGCTTTGCTTTCGGTCTACTCGGCGGGGACAGCTTGGCAGTATTCGCATATGGATCTAGAACTTGATGTGAATGACGACGGTGTTGTTGATGTTGAAGACGCATTAGATGCGGCAATCAATATGATGCGTAATGCGGCTGAGACGCTGGCACAACTGCGTGCGGTACGTAACGGCGAGCCCATGGATCCTGAGAAAACGCTGCAGCAGATTGCGCTGTTGAATGAAGTCGCGAGAAACTGCACGATCACGCAGCGGGTACTGGTGGATATGGCAGAGCAGCGCAGGAAACGCAAATTGAAGCTGGTCGCCCCCGGAAGTTGA
- a CDS encoding aminopeptidase, whose translation MRDDRLDKLADVIVRYSVGVKQGDLVRLSGDPVGLPLLEAVYEKVIEAGAHAFWRSSPEAFEAIMYEKANDEQLQYVSELSLQEIKTIDCSIGLWADVNTKSLSRVDPAKQGLAGAARKEIGEIFMKRAAAGELRWCGTQYPTNGSAQDAEMSLREYEDFVFKAGHLDKVDPVAVWQEIEKRQQLVADYLNGKKEVRFQSANGTDVVVNVSGMKWINCCGHENFPDGEVFTGPNLKAEDGGINGYVKYSFPAVHLGREVDGVELWFEKGKVVKAKAEKNEEFLLKMLDMDEGARAVGEVAIGTNYQIQEYTKNTLFDEKIGGTFHIAVGAGYPETRNENVSGLHWDMVCDLREGGTITVDGEVISKDGRFINSTWPSPSPPVRQSDCFNPALERTREVHLK comes from the coding sequence ATGCGTGATGATCGTTTAGATAAATTGGCGGATGTGATTGTGCGTTATTCGGTGGGCGTGAAACAAGGGGATCTGGTGAGATTGAGCGGCGATCCAGTTGGATTGCCATTGCTCGAGGCGGTGTATGAAAAGGTTATTGAAGCGGGCGCGCATGCGTTTTGGCGGAGTTCGCCAGAGGCGTTTGAGGCGATCATGTACGAAAAGGCGAACGATGAGCAATTGCAGTATGTGAGTGAGTTATCACTACAAGAAATCAAGACCATTGATTGCTCGATCGGGTTATGGGCAGATGTGAACACGAAATCGCTTAGTCGTGTGGATCCAGCGAAGCAAGGGCTTGCAGGCGCGGCAAGAAAAGAAATCGGCGAGATCTTCATGAAGCGTGCGGCGGCGGGTGAGCTGCGGTGGTGTGGGACACAGTATCCAACCAATGGCAGTGCGCAGGATGCAGAGATGAGTTTGCGTGAGTATGAAGATTTTGTATTCAAGGCGGGACACCTAGACAAGGTAGATCCGGTCGCTGTATGGCAAGAGATTGAAAAACGTCAGCAGCTTGTGGCGGATTACCTGAATGGGAAAAAAGAGGTTCGGTTCCAGAGCGCTAACGGGACAGATGTAGTGGTGAACGTATCGGGGATGAAGTGGATTAATTGTTGTGGACATGAGAATTTCCCGGATGGCGAGGTATTTACGGGGCCGAACCTTAAGGCTGAGGATGGGGGGATTAATGGGTACGTGAAGTATTCGTTCCCGGCGGTGCATCTTGGGCGTGAAGTTGATGGTGTGGAGTTGTGGTTTGAAAAGGGGAAAGTTGTCAAAGCGAAGGCAGAGAAGAATGAGGAATTTCTGCTGAAGATGCTGGACATGGATGAAGGGGCGCGGGCAGTTGGTGAGGTTGCGATTGGGACCAACTATCAGATTCAGGAATATACGAAAAATACGCTGTTTGATGAGAAAATCGGCGGAACGTTCCATATTGCAGTCGGGGCTGGCTATCCGGAGACGAGGAATGAGAATGTGAGTGGATTGCACTGGGATATGGTGTGTGATCTGCGTGAAGGTGGGACGATCACGGTGGATGGGGAAGTGATATCGAAGGATGGACGGTTTATTAATTCGACGTGGCCTTCACCATCCCCCCCTGTTCGTCAGAGTGATTGTTTCAACCCCGCCCTTGAAAGGACGCGCGAAGTACATTTAAAGTAA
- a CDS encoding phosphotransferase — translation MSQSQSCSRSQKVSSDTPSTEADSEPSNNTTPLPAEDHAAHTAPDVPPELNTGHFGSHLEPIIKQTLSPNLGDIHWFRTDWQRGGALTGFSTWTTPDKQSHDVVIKLPVPPCERHWLAHLQAYADQNPTEPPIAPRLFAHGESLGSHDLSYVVIQRLPHGPLNHKWQGHEFDLLTDVASRFYKATANHPLLGEPLHRDWRQVFSLAQKHVKNHSLPKQLEKRWAKVFKKTKKKLPEWIKIWDDRPINGWNHGDLHLRNVLTFNPPPSQTTPPASNQNKSIANTFSGAVLIDFAEVRVGHWTEDAVYFEHLYWAARDRLQGRKLCKMIAHARKLAGFTLDPHWPRFAQTKRNLLAMSTPAMLQHDGGFHHLQACLEVLEANV, via the coding sequence ATGAGCCAGTCCCAGTCTTGCAGCCGATCGCAAAAAGTCTCAAGCGATACACCCTCCACCGAGGCTGATTCAGAACCATCAAATAATACCACGCCGCTGCCCGCTGAAGATCACGCTGCACACACCGCACCCGACGTCCCGCCTGAACTCAACACCGGCCACTTCGGCTCTCACCTCGAACCCATCATCAAACAGACCCTCTCGCCAAACCTCGGCGATATCCACTGGTTCCGCACCGATTGGCAACGAGGTGGCGCACTCACCGGCTTCTCCACATGGACAACACCCGACAAACAATCTCATGACGTCGTCATCAAGCTTCCCGTTCCCCCATGCGAGCGTCATTGGCTCGCGCACCTACAGGCTTACGCCGATCAAAACCCCACCGAACCTCCCATCGCGCCACGCCTTTTTGCTCACGGCGAATCTCTCGGCTCACACGACCTTTCTTACGTCGTCATTCAACGCCTCCCCCACGGCCCGCTCAACCATAAATGGCAAGGACACGAATTCGACCTCCTCACCGATGTCGCATCACGCTTTTACAAAGCCACCGCCAACCACCCCCTCTTAGGCGAACCTCTCCACCGTGATTGGCGGCAAGTCTTTTCCCTTGCTCAAAAACACGTCAAAAATCATTCCCTACCCAAGCAACTCGAAAAACGTTGGGCGAAAGTTTTCAAGAAAACCAAAAAAAAGCTCCCCGAATGGATCAAGATCTGGGACGATCGGCCCATCAACGGATGGAACCACGGCGACCTCCATCTCCGCAACGTATTAACCTTTAATCCTCCCCCTTCCCAAACAACACCCCCCGCATCCAATCAAAACAAATCCATAGCAAATACTTTCAGCGGCGCCGTTCTTATCGATTTCGCCGAAGTGCGAGTTGGCCACTGGACCGAAGACGCCGTCTATTTCGAACATCTATACTGGGCTGCACGCGATCGCCTTCAAGGCCGCAAACTCTGCAAAATGATCGCTCATGCACGTAAGCTCGCTGGCTTCACACTCGATCCTCATTGGCCACGCTTCGCTCAAACCAAACGCAACCTCCTCGCGATGTCCACGCCAGCCATGCTCCAACATGACGGCGGCTTTCACCATCTCCAAGCATGCCTCGAAGTCCTTGAAGCAAACGTCTAA
- a CDS encoding GNAT family N-acetyltransferase gives MTITTLMQYTIKLISHTQAPLDLLLEADPSVEKINAYLPHSHCYAAITSINQICGLYVLTPHSSNTIELMNLAVYPDHQKQGIGTTLLKHAIQTARSRHYHTLTLGTGIFGYQLPFYQSLGFTPTYSIPNYFLNHYSKIIYESGKQHHHMTCLSYSLE, from the coding sequence ATGACCATTACCACGCTTATGCAGTACACCATCAAGCTCATCTCTCATACTCAGGCTCCGCTTGATCTCCTCCTCGAAGCTGATCCTTCCGTAGAGAAAATCAATGCTTACCTCCCGCATTCACATTGCTACGCAGCCATCACCTCGATCAATCAAATCTGTGGCCTCTACGTCCTGACCCCTCATTCATCCAATACCATCGAACTCATGAACCTAGCCGTCTACCCCGATCACCAAAAGCAAGGCATTGGCACTACGCTCTTAAAACACGCCATCCAAACCGCTCGTTCACGCCACTACCACACGCTCACTCTCGGCACGGGTATCTTCGGGTACCAACTCCCCTTCTACCAATCACTTGGCTTTACACCCACATACTCCATACCCAATTACTTCCTCAATCATTACTCAAAAATAATCTACGAATCAGGCAAGCAACACCACCACATGACCTGCCTTTCATATTCCCTTGAATAA
- a CDS encoding type II secretion system protein produces the protein MSRKNAFTLIELLVVISIIALLIGILLPALGAARKSALSIQCLSNLRQLGTATQAFAVDHDGYMLKAWFNRGIYYGNKNSNVDVWIEVDWPLYGFDDRLAALTGSKDFLHCPSDDSGVLRDSFVSSYPEVDPNSASYRVNISNNPDEGRTAISLDNIKNPTQSIYILDGNPVYSGSGNPNKLHHVATFDSVWGTKVSSTHDYNIGFRHSSNENFNGNFNANFLDGHASSVGWADSWESFGSSGPNRDHTLWRSHYVENQFFNAGAVSENQQ, from the coding sequence ATGTCTAGAAAAAACGCCTTTACGTTGATTGAATTGCTAGTAGTCATATCTATCATAGCTCTGCTCATCGGAATACTACTCCCAGCACTTGGAGCCGCTCGTAAATCTGCTCTCAGTATTCAATGTCTTTCAAATCTCAGGCAACTCGGTACCGCAACACAGGCATTCGCGGTTGATCATGATGGATATATGCTCAAAGCATGGTTCAATCGTGGTATTTATTACGGCAATAAAAATTCGAATGTTGACGTCTGGATTGAAGTCGATTGGCCTCTCTACGGATTCGATGATCGACTCGCAGCTCTGACAGGCAGTAAAGACTTTTTGCATTGTCCTTCAGATGACAGCGGCGTCTTACGTGATTCTTTTGTCAGCAGTTATCCTGAAGTTGATCCCAACTCAGCTTCCTATCGCGTGAATATTAGCAATAACCCAGATGAAGGCAGAACCGCGATTAGTCTTGATAATATTAAAAATCCAACCCAATCAATTTACATCCTTGATGGCAATCCAGTTTATAGCGGCAGTGGTAATCCAAATAAACTGCACCACGTGGCAACCTTTGATTCTGTATGGGGCACAAAAGTAAGTTCGACTCACGATTATAACATTGGTTTCCGCCATTCCAGCAACGAAAATTTCAACGGTAACTTCAATGCAAACTTCTTGGATGGCCACGCATCAAGCGTCGGATGGGCAGATTCATGGGAGTCATTCGGTTCCTCCGGCCCAAACCGCGATCACACGCTTTGGCGCTCTCATTACGTTGAGAACCAATTTTTTAATGCTGGCGCAGTATCCGAAAATCAACAATGA
- the alr gene encoding alanine racemase, with product MIPSNSSTAENNVKADRQKNRRSLDQAPNSIAVSWVEVDLNALDHNVNSLRNLTSRSGQPAKVCGVVKKNAYGMGADVISHRLIKLGCEMLAVYSPQEADELIKSGINKPVLLFLPFTKLERDDSLYRPLSQDRLHLSVHDFVQLDAINAIGRTYGLTIPIHIMLDTGMSRGGMSLSMFDEMIGKLADYKHVKLAGIYSHMATADDNPEFLDQQWANFEGAIEKNAENIPKDVTLHIGNTCAILRDGKYHFDMIRPGIGLWGYGYEFLEPGPIISDSMGLKHAVSWLSSIALIQRMPKGSKVGYGGTATLERDSLLAVVPIGYGDGYPLALSSKGMIRLHPTDERLPICDVPVLGRVNMDQISIDLTDVVQDWDGEIESLIGSVVELYSADENAPNSVPRTSAMIGSHPWEILCRIAENVPRVYLK from the coding sequence ATGATTCCTTCCAACTCCTCCACCGCTGAGAACAATGTGAAAGCTGACAGACAGAAAAATCGGCGATCACTCGATCAAGCTCCAAACTCAATCGCCGTGAGCTGGGTCGAAGTCGATCTCAACGCACTCGATCATAACGTCAACTCATTACGCAACTTAACGTCTCGATCCGGGCAACCCGCCAAGGTCTGCGGTGTGGTCAAAAAGAACGCTTATGGCATGGGCGCGGATGTCATCTCGCATCGCCTGATCAAGCTCGGCTGCGAAATGCTCGCGGTTTACAGCCCGCAAGAAGCGGACGAATTGATCAAAAGTGGGATTAATAAGCCTGTACTGCTTTTTTTACCTTTTACAAAGCTCGAGCGGGATGATTCACTGTACAGACCCCTGTCACAAGATCGCCTGCACTTGTCTGTCCATGATTTCGTACAACTTGATGCAATCAATGCAATAGGCAGGACTTACGGTTTAACAATCCCCATTCACATCATGCTCGACACTGGGATGAGCAGAGGCGGGATGAGCCTCTCGATGTTCGATGAGATGATCGGTAAATTGGCGGATTACAAGCACGTGAAGCTGGCGGGGATTTACTCACATATGGCGACAGCGGATGATAATCCGGAATTTCTAGATCAGCAGTGGGCAAATTTCGAAGGAGCGATCGAGAAGAATGCTGAGAACATTCCGAAAGATGTAACTCTTCATATTGGAAACACTTGCGCAATACTTCGTGATGGTAAATATCACTTTGACATGATCCGCCCAGGGATCGGGTTGTGGGGTTATGGATATGAATTCCTCGAGCCTGGCCCGATTATTTCGGACAGCATGGGATTAAAACATGCGGTGAGCTGGCTGAGCAGTATCGCGCTGATACAACGAATGCCAAAAGGCTCGAAGGTAGGATATGGCGGAACGGCAACGCTGGAGCGAGATTCGCTACTTGCTGTAGTACCAATAGGTTATGGCGATGGATATCCACTAGCGCTCAGCAGCAAGGGGATGATTCGATTGCATCCTACAGATGAACGGTTGCCGATCTGTGATGTACCTGTGCTTGGGCGGGTGAATATGGATCAGATCAGTATTGATTTGACCGATGTCGTACAAGATTGGGACGGGGAGATTGAATCGCTAATTGGTTCTGTGGTCGAGCTTTACAGTGCGGATGAGAATGCTCCCAACAGTGTGCCACGCACGAGTGCGATGATTGGATCACACCCGTGGGAAATTCTGTGCCGTATCGCTGAAAACGTTCCGCGGGTGTATTTGAAGTAG
- a CDS encoding DEAD/DEAH box helicase, whose amino-acid sequence MSEIFDTSNTFEDLGLRNSVLKGIEKMGFQHPTDIQALLIPAVLSGRDVIGQAKTGTGKTAAFGLPLLHMCEQGVPMQALILTPTRELAAQICSELDQLGEFTPIRSVSIIGGMSMRKQQQAIEEGVEIIVGTPGRVMDLYGRKQINFKNMKHVVLDEVDRMLDIGFRDDIRKILSNVRCEHQTVFVSATIDPEIERLSRSFMKNDAEKLSTVSGSLTVDMVDQKYYTVEGWDKRRLLMHILKHEDPETTVVFCKTKATVQKIADYLRGRKFDVREIHGDLRQKKRNSVMNSMREGKVQVLVASDLAARGLDVEHITHVLNYDLPEDPEIYVHRIGRTARAGRRGFAWSFVTPEQGQLLTNIEILTGAHIEKLEFDEGFKPGPVPKDVLEEREREEARQKRREQDTVRTGPRSLDGLSDDQLSAMFPGGKIPTGASKKKSGGRLRSKRRR is encoded by the coding sequence ATGAGCGAGATTTTTGATACAAGTAATACGTTTGAAGACCTAGGTTTGCGCAATTCCGTGTTAAAGGGAATTGAGAAGATGGGTTTTCAGCATCCGACGGATATTCAAGCGTTATTGATCCCGGCGGTGCTGAGCGGTCGCGATGTGATCGGACAAGCGAAAACGGGGACGGGTAAGACGGCGGCATTTGGTTTGCCTTTGCTTCACATGTGTGAGCAGGGTGTTCCGATGCAGGCGTTGATTTTGACGCCTACGCGCGAGTTAGCTGCTCAGATATGTTCAGAGTTGGATCAGTTGGGCGAGTTTACGCCGATCCGATCGGTGAGCATTATTGGTGGCATGTCGATGCGTAAGCAGCAGCAGGCAATTGAGGAAGGTGTTGAGATTATTGTCGGCACGCCTGGCCGCGTGATGGATTTGTATGGTCGTAAGCAGATCAACTTTAAGAACATGAAGCATGTAGTGTTGGATGAAGTTGACCGGATGCTTGATATCGGTTTCCGCGATGATATCCGCAAGATTTTGTCGAACGTGAGATGCGAACATCAGACGGTGTTTGTGTCTGCGACGATTGATCCGGAAATTGAACGGCTCTCACGAAGCTTTATGAAGAATGATGCTGAGAAGCTGTCAACAGTGTCGGGTTCACTGACGGTTGATATGGTGGATCAGAAGTATTACACCGTTGAGGGTTGGGATAAACGTCGGTTGTTGATGCATATATTGAAACATGAAGATCCTGAGACGACGGTTGTGTTCTGTAAGACGAAGGCAACGGTTCAGAAGATCGCGGATTATTTGCGTGGTCGGAAGTTTGATGTGCGTGAGATTCACGGTGATTTGCGGCAGAAGAAGCGTAATAGTGTGATGAACTCGATGCGTGAAGGGAAAGTTCAGGTGTTGGTTGCATCAGACTTGGCGGCGCGTGGATTGGATGTTGAGCATATTACGCACGTGCTGAATTATGATTTGCCTGAAGATCCTGAGATTTATGTTCATAGGATTGGCAGAACGGCGCGGGCAGGGCGGCGCGGTTTTGCGTGGTCGTTTGTGACGCCGGAACAGGGGCAGTTGCTGACGAATATTGAGATTCTGACGGGTGCGCATATTGAGAAGCTTGAGTTTGATGAAGGCTTCAAGCCGGGCCCGGTTCCTAAGGATGTGTTAGAGGAGCGGGAACGGGAGGAAGCGCGTCAGAAGCGGCGAGAACAGGATACTGTGCGAACAGGGCCGCGATCGCTTGATGGGCTTAGTGACGATCAATTGAGCGCGATGTTCCCAGGTGGGAAAATTCCGACAGGCGCGAGTAAGAAGAAATCGGGTGGCCGATTGCGATCGAAGCGTCGCCGCTAA
- a CDS encoding diguanylate cyclase, translating to MNSRAIRFPKHRAATPNTMSSVEPRSNNEPAKPPRDLFDLFSRLISTSPDFISYIDRKITYQIINDRYVTATGLPKEQIIGKHVKDVIGSEIYFTHTEAALERCFNGNTTTYEGWFNYNAIGRRYVTTKLTPYFDKQNNIIGALIYSRDITDQKKAEDRSIESEAMFRQMFEGHKSPIILIDLQNGHVADANHQACSFFNTNYNQITSQHANHIAQPINSSRGLFDMLLSGQADHEQLIIKLNNKTQKEVLIQSTPIWVDADAHLCIIIRDITAEAEHKRELQSIFSNSMIGVGIMRPGRTIDKCNPRLAQMLGYDHPSDIEKHSTKILHYDYPETERFVHTYRTKLINGEPIHADLQLKRKDGSPVWCSFSANALDTNIPPDLDKGILWIVDDISPRKAIESMLQKIASKDGLTGIYSRSYFLEHSKKMIHQTQSDNTPLTLILLDIDHFKRVNDTHGHPTGDKTITSLTQCINKILRKSDAFGRMGGEEFAILLPNTSLDETRTISEQIRQAIQNTTIDNDNTSFNITISLGFAALTPELDTLDKLISAADKALYHAKQSGRNQSCSYHDFCLV from the coding sequence ATGAATAGTCGCGCAATTCGCTTCCCCAAACACCGGGCCGCAACACCCAACACCATGAGTTCAGTCGAGCCACGATCCAATAACGAGCCTGCAAAGCCCCCGCGCGATCTCTTCGACCTTTTCTCCCGACTCATCTCTACTTCCCCAGACTTCATCTCCTATATCGATCGCAAGATCACCTATCAAATCATCAACGATCGCTATGTCACCGCAACCGGCCTGCCCAAAGAACAAATCATCGGCAAGCACGTCAAAGACGTCATCGGCAGCGAAATCTATTTCACCCACACCGAAGCCGCACTCGAACGATGCTTCAACGGCAACACCACCACTTATGAAGGCTGGTTCAACTACAACGCCATCGGCAGACGCTACGTCACCACCAAACTCACACCCTACTTCGACAAGCAAAACAACATCATCGGCGCACTCATCTACTCACGCGACATCACCGACCAGAAAAAAGCCGAAGACCGCTCCATCGAATCCGAAGCCATGTTCCGACAAATGTTCGAAGGCCACAAATCCCCCATCATCCTCATCGACCTCCAAAACGGCCACGTCGCCGACGCAAACCACCAAGCCTGCTCGTTCTTCAACACAAACTACAACCAAATAACTTCACAACACGCCAATCACATCGCCCAGCCCATCAACTCATCCCGCGGCCTCTTCGACATGCTCCTAAGCGGTCAAGCTGATCACGAACAACTCATCATCAAACTCAACAACAAAACCCAAAAAGAAGTCCTCATCCAATCGACTCCCATTTGGGTCGATGCCGATGCTCATCTCTGTATCATCATCCGTGACATCACCGCAGAAGCCGAGCACAAACGCGAGCTCCAATCTATCTTTTCTAACTCTATGATAGGTGTCGGTATCATGCGTCCCGGCCGCACCATCGACAAGTGCAATCCCCGCCTCGCCCAAATGCTCGGCTACGACCACCCCTCCGATATCGAAAAACATAGCACCAAAATACTACACTACGATTACCCAGAAACCGAACGCTTCGTACACACATACCGCACCAAACTCATCAACGGCGAACCCATCCATGCCGACCTACAACTCAAACGCAAAGACGGCTCTCCCGTCTGGTGCTCCTTCTCTGCCAACGCACTCGACACCAACATTCCCCCCGACCTCGACAAAGGTATCCTCTGGATCGTCGACGATATCTCTCCTCGCAAAGCCATCGAATCCATGCTCCAGAAAATCGCCTCAAAAGACGGACTCACCGGCATCTACTCGCGCTCATACTTCCTCGAACACAGCAAGAAAATGATCCATCAAACGCAATCGGACAACACCCCTCTAACCCTCATACTCCTCGACATCGACCACTTCAAACGCGTCAACGATACCCACGGCCACCCCACCGGTGATAAAACAATCACCTCACTCACACAATGCATCAACAAAATCCTCCGCAAATCCGACGCCTTTGGCCGAATGGGCGGCGAAGAATTCGCCATCCTTCTACCTAACACATCATTAGATGAAACGCGTACTATCTCAGAACAGATCCGCCAAGCGATTCAAAACACCACCATCGACAACGACAACACCTCATTTAATATCACCATCTCCCTAGGCTTCGCGGCTCTCACACCCGAACTCGACACCCTCGATAAACTCATCTCTGCTGCTGACAAAGCGCTCTATCACGCCAAGCAATCCGGCCGTAACCAATCTTGCTCATACCACGACTTCTGCCTCGTCTAA